TCTGGTTCTTGGGCAGATAAAATTACACGTATACCTGCTTTTGCACCGTTGGCGCAGAGTCTACCAATTAGCTCGGCTATGCTGTCAAAATTGAATAAAATCGGCGCTTCGTCTAAGAAAAATATTGATACTTTAGATGATAAAGCTCTACGTAATGCTGCGGAATAGGCGCTAAGGGCAAGAACTGCGGCATCAGCTTCGCTCCCAAGCGATCGCAGTGCGAATACCAGTAGTCGCGCATCAGTTCTAAAGCTAGATGGATTAGCGATTGATTGCCCAACTCGTGAATTTAGCCAAAACTTTAATCGCAATCTGATTTGGTCAAGAGCATTAAGAATTTCTTTACTATTATTGGTGATGGAATCGAGTTTGATAAACCCAGGCGAACAATAATTGTAAAAATCTTTAAGTGTTGGAATATCTGCCCATTCCTGTGTTCCTAATCCATTTTCTAATGCTAGCTTATACCGAAGTTTGATATCTTCATCGTTGTAAAAAGTTTCAATTGTAATTGTAATGATACTCTCGATATTTGATATCATTGTTGGGCTTACCCCTACAGGGTTCGTCCCTAATACCATTATCATTAGTGTTGATTTCAAGAATTCCTTGAAATCGGTCATCCTTTCCTTAATAACTTCCGGCTCATACCCCCTTAAATCAGGTAATTCAAATAGGTTGTTCGACTCTTTACTAATATCGAAATACGCCCCTTCTTCTCCCATAAATTTGGTATAGTCAGTAAACGTGCTAGTACCATCGGGTTTAGGATAATCAAGTGCAATTACAGGAATGCCTTGAGCCAAGGCAGGTGTTAATAGACCTGCTACTAAGACAGATTTACCAGCACGGGTAGTACCAAAAATAGCGAGATTTTTGTGCTGTTTGTACAAGTCGAGATGTACTGGGGTTCCTCCCTCTTCAGCAATCAGCTCGAACCCAAATTTATCTCCCGTAGCCGTTCTAACTATCGGCATGAGTCCGGGAACTTCTGATGAGAAATAAGGGAGGCGACGGTTAAAGGGTCTTGTAAGTAAGTTTTCCCAGACAATAGGTACACATTGTAACCATGTCTTCCAAGCATACTCTATTTCTCTATCAACTACAGCAGGGCGTAAGAAGCAGCTAGAAAGGTATTGGCAAGCTTCATCGAGTTTTTGGCGACTGTTACGATGAACACAAAAAACAACGGCAGTATGGATGGGCAAACTGCCTCTGAGGATGGTTTCTTGTGCCTTAACTGCCTCCTCGATGTTCATATTGGCTTTTACATCAATTGACCCTTTCTCGGAAGACATGGCGCTGGAGGTAATTGACTGTTTGGTAATCCGTTGAAGGGCAGTTTTGGCGAGTCCCTGGTTAGCTTTAGATAGCTGGCAGATAATCTCGGTGTCAGAGATTTTTTCTTTGGATATTACCTCCCAGAGGTATCGAAGCTGGGCGTATTCGTCTACCCAGCCTTGGGGCTTTTCGCTAAACTGAAGAACGCCGATATACTTGTCTTGTAGTCTTACCCAGCTGCGATCGAGAAACGGGACAGATTTCTCATTCTCCAGCATCAGGTGGCGAATATGGAAATCGCTGGTTTGAACTTCTCGAAGCCCCTCTTCATCTAATATGAGGGGATTGGGAACTTTGGGTGCATCGCTACGGTTAAATTGACTCCAAAGAATTGACCATACTTCCTCACTTGTGACTGCTCGTACTGAAAGCCCCATTGAGTTAGTAAAAAGTTGTTCCCACCGTTGAAACCCAGAGGTAAAACTATCCCGTAAAATTGTTTCGATTCTCTCTTGCCGAACACCGTGAATTTGTCCAGTAAATTGAAACCAGGCATTTTGCAATTGTTTGATAGTTTTTTCAATTGCATCATTTGAGCGGCTATCCTCAGAAGCCAGGACACTATAGGTACACCAGAAACGTAAGAACTTATTTTTACGAGTTCCTGCTTCGGTGAGTTCTCTTGCCCGCAGACGTTCCGATCGCACTAATAAAGTTAATTGCTTCAAGGGGCGACAATGGTTGCTAAACCGAGCCAGATAAAGGTTTAGAAGGCACAGACCCTTTGAAAAAATGGGCTATTCTGGAGTGCTTATTGAGAATGAAATATGCAGGTGTCACAGACCCGCTTCTAGAGATCTATTTTATGGTAAAAAAGAACGGTCTCGTAAATTGAACAAGACCGTCATCATAATGTTGCCCTCATTCTATCAAAAGTTTTTAGAGAAATACCTGAGTCAATCACAGTTAATAACTTTGAAGATGTTGGTGTGGTTGTTACAAAATCAAAAACAAGTCAGATTAGAAAGGCTGGCTGCAACACTACCTTTACCCATACAGCAAAATAGTCGGAGGCGACACTTACAAAGATTCCTAACGCTGAATGCTTTGAGTGTAGTGTTACTGTGGTTTCCCATAATTGAAGAGATACTTGGTAAGCAAATCAAAGCTGGCTCACAAGTAATTATTGCACTAGATAGAACACAATGGAAAGAAAATAATGTGCTAATGGTAAGTGTAATTTACCAAAAAAGAGCATGGCCAATATATTGGTACTTGTTAGAAAAAGATGGTTGCAGTAACTTCCAAGAGCAACAAAAAGTTTTACGCCCAGTGATTCGCTTGTTAAAAAATTACAAAATAGTGATTATTGGCGATAGAGAGTTTCATAGTATAGAATTAGCGGAGTGGTTACACAGGAAGAATCTCAGCTTTGTATTCCGTCAAAAAAAGGACACAACCTTCCGAGAGAAAAGACAAAAATTTCAGCCTTGAAGCAGCATTGATATTTATCCAGGAATCCGCCAGTTTTATTTGGGTATCAATTTGACTCAAAAACGAGGGTTTGGCAGATTTAATTTAGCAGTATATTGGAAAAGAAAATATCGCAATAAACAGGAACCAGAACCTTGGTATTTATTAACTAATCTGCCTGATTTAGAAACTGCTGCTCAAATCTACGGAGCGCGTTTCGGCATTGAAGCTATGTTCCGTGATTGTAAAACAGGTGGTTATAATCTCGAAGGTTCTAAAGCTAATCCTGATAGACTTGTGCGTTTAATTTTCTTAATTGCTTTAGCCATGACAAGTGCTTGGTTACACGGACAAAGAACTAAATTGCAAAAACAAGAATCTTATATTTGTCGCACTCAAGAAAAAAGTCGAACTTCTAAACGACATAGTAATTTTTGGATAGGTTTATATGGTCAAAATTGGATAGTCGCTTGGAATGAATGTCAAGCATGGGTTGAGGAACTGGTCGCTTCCATTCGCAATAAGCAGAGCTTTTATCTCAGGGGTTTAAGGGCTATGAAGCTTATACAGAAAGCACTTTAGCTCCATTGTCGCCCCTTGAACAATCAACCTTTGTACTCCTGATTAATCGTATTAGGGGTTATGACGAAATAGGCGTACCGTGCCAAACCGTAGAAATTGTAGGTTAAAGCTGAAACTAAGATGGGGTAGGCTTTTAAGTAAGTTTACTTACCATAAAATTGGTAAAAAATGGTATTAATCTTCGTCAATTTAAAGCTGTGTAGTCGCCATAAAGATTAAATCCTGCCCATAAGAAAAGGCTATCAGTATTTACATTGCAGTTAGGCAGACAGTTATTTAGGCAATCTAACTGAGTCCGATGCAAAGCTTCATCTCGTGGGAATTTATCTAAATAGTTGTAAAAACGGGTCATAAAAGATACTGCGATTTTATCGTCTACCTTCCAAAGACAACCAAGAATGCTTTGAGTTCCAGACCGCCAGAGTGTTTCTGGTAAGCTGATAATCCAGCGACCAGGGAGGATAAAGTGATCTGCTGACCAACAGGAAGAGAGGGTTGCATGGCGCAAATTCGTTAAGTTCATTTCTGATAATTCTCTGAGGCTGAGAATCTCTTGTTCTTTATAATCAGAGATAAATACCAGTCCTGACTGGTCTGGTTGATTTAACTCAAAAGTGCCATGACAAGCAATATGAAGTAAGGTTACTTGAGATAAATTTTCAACAACAGTACTTTTAGAACTATTTACAAAAGAAAAGCGATGAATATGATTGCGATCTAGCCAGTCTTCTACCTGTTTTAGTTCTGGTTTAACTCCTTTTAGGAATGAAAATTGCTTGTTACCGTTAGACACGCCTACTACTAACGCTTTTTGTTTGGAAATAATTGAATTAGAAGGCGATCGCCTACCTTTGGACTCGTAAGCTATAGAAATGGCATAATGCTCAATTAAATACTTTTCTTTGTAGCGTATGGCGGCAAACGGAAAGCCATGCAAAATATCATCAGGTACAATTGTCAATGCCCGAATGTCTTTGGGTAAACCTTCTAGCAGCTTGGGAAATGCTAGCATTTCTGCAAGAGTTTTAGCTACTTCCTGCCCCACATTTGCTACCTCTGCCATCTCTTCTTCATATTCGCCCTGCCAATTCACATTCATATCTCGATGATAATTAATATCACGGTTGCTATCAATACTGTTGATTGGTTGGTCATAGATATCTCGACCATTGTTAATATTCTTGATAAGTTTGTACCAGTGTTGTACCTGATTACGCACTTCCAAACGAGTAGTAAGAATAACATGAAAATCAAATAAAAATCGCCCTGTTTTCACAACTAAAACACGATCTGGCAGAATCAAAAATGAAAGAGTAATTCTGTCTTTTGGGTGAGTCAACAGCCGTAGCCACAATGATGCAGGAGGTAAAAATGGAACTTTTATTCTGTCGCCTTTAATTGTACGTTTGGCTAATACATCCTTGTATCTGTCGATATGTTCCACTAAAGCATTCAGTTGTTGTATTAGCTGCAAGCGTTGCCAAAGAAAGAGCCAAAAAGCTCCCGTACTAACTTTTAGTTGCAAACGTTGCAACTGATTAATTTGTGCAGCAATGTATTCCTCATCTGCTGTCCATTTATTCAACAGATAAAATACCTGGTCTTCTGGCGCAAGGGATGAGGTAATTTGTTCTAGTAAATAATTTGTTGATGCTGTTAAAGCTTCTATTTCCGGGAGTGGATAATTTAATCTAGTGCGACACCAAACTAATATCCTCTGTACCTGCCAAAGTTCTGGTCTTAAACCTATGTTCTGTAATTGAGGATGAATTTCCTCCAAAATCTGATGTGCTTGATAAATTTTGGTCAAGTCACTGTTCTCTGTGCCTTCATAGTAAGCAAAAGTTCCTTCCAATACCCGTATTTGTATTTTGATCAGGACCGAATCAGTACAATTGAATACCTTTTTTATGTGCTGGAGTAAATCGCCCGCAGTTTTCAGATTGAGGTTGCTCAACTGCCATTGAAAGGCTAATGCGCGGTCTTCAAACCAAGTTAAATAATTGGAAGATTGAGTTGATAAGTCTAGTCTTGCTTCTACTTCTGCTACAGCTTGTTTATTATTTATTTTTTTATTCATTCCAAATACTGAGAGTTCCACAGGACTATTAACCACAAGGGAACGACTACGGGCATAGCATAGTTGCAATAATAAGTCTGCCCTTGCTGCTAAAGCTGCATCATCAATAGTAGAGGCATCGCTTTGGGTGTCCATTAAATAACTCTGAGCAGCACTGGTTTGGTTGAGAAAAATTAAGATATGGGCAAGACTGAGGTTTGAACGCAACACCGCGCGTTGTGAACGAAGTTGACAGCATCTTTCTTGAACTTGTCGGAATTGTTTTAAACTAGTACCTAAATTTCCCAAAAGCAGATTGAGTTTACCAGATAGTTCCAACCAATGGATAAAATGTTCTGGATGCTGGGGTTGATTGAGTTGGCTTTCTAAATCGGAGAGATAAGTCTGTGCATCCTCAAAATGTCCCTTTTCCTGGAGGACAGAGGCGATCGCCAACTTTAGTGGTAGTATAGTTTGCTGTGCTAAAGAAGATACTTTCTCTCCCTCAGCATGAAATAAACCCCGTTGCAAAGCAACAAGAGCCTCTCCGTATTGTCCCAAAGCAGCTAGCAATCGCCCCATCGCTAGGTATAATTCAGCAAATAAAACAGTCCGGTCTTCTGAGTCGGTATCATGCCAAAAACAACCCGCCTCCCACCGTAATAATCCTGGTAACACAAATTGAATATTATTAATGTCCCCAATGCGTGGAGCCATTTCTTGCAGTAAGTCTTGTGCTTGATCTAAAGTTCCTCTATCTATGCATAGTTGAATACGTCTTAGACAAGTATAATCAGCTAAACATTCATTCTTTGACTCCTTATATAAATCAACAGCTCCACAAAGCAAGTCATCAGCCGCTTGGAATTCACCCAATAAACCAGCTAAGTCTGCCAAGGACTGGATAACTTTCAAATCTGCATCAACCAACCGGGAATATAAAAGGCGATGAGTAAAAATTTTGCATAAATCATCGTAAGCCCCTAGTAAATTGCCTTGAAGCCATTTTGTTTCGGCTAATTCAAAAGCAGTGTTGAGTTCAACAAAGGTATCGTATGGCAAACTAACACCCCCTTAGATTTGAGATTTTGGATGAAAAATCTAACATTCTGTAGAGACACTAACATATAACGTTTCTATAAGAATTTGGTTACACAAGAGGTGAATGGAAAATCAAAATATTCACCAAATTAAACAGTTACTCAATTTTTTTCTGATGTGGTCACAACATAAACAGGTTTTTCTAGAGGACATTTGTTTGTATTCTGATTTTTATCTGATTCATCTTTTTCCTGGCATCCATTGTTAGTAACAAAGCGTTGGGGATAATTTTGAAATTGGAATCTTAAGGAATCTCCAATGTTAGAAGCTGTAGTTTTAGTGGAAGGATTACTAGATACGCTCACATCTCCCAACCCACTATGACGGATTTTAACTCTGCCTATTTCTCCGGGTTTGAGTTTATAGAATCTGGCTCCTGAACCAAAAGGAACACTTTGTTCAATCGACTGTTTAAATTGTAAATTGTTTAAACCAGGAGAATCTTGCACATAAATAAATTCTGTGTTGTTCTCTATGACTTTGAAGTTGCGATTATTAATTTCATCAAAGAAATTTTGCTTAAACAGTTTCGCTCCTTCAGGAGTAATTCTTTCTACTTTTAGTCTACCTTCATACACATTCACCGCTGCTTTACGCAATATCAGGTTCGGTTCTGAACCATGCAATTTGATTGATTCGTTAATTGATTTGGCAGCTCTAGTGTAATCCCCAGCTTTCAGTTCTCCATCAATTTTTTTGATTCGGAATTGTAAGTCTAGCTTCTGGCTTATAACATACTTAACTGGCTCTGCGGCGAGCTTCTGGGCTTCTTTGCGGTAATTATACGAACTTTTATAATTTGCTCCTTTACCAGAAAGTTGTTGAAAACCCTGTGTTTGTTGTGAAACCTGCGCTTCATTTAAAGATTCAAAATTAAAATTACGGGCACCATCCTCTGGTTCAGCTACTGACATTATCCGTTTTGAAGGTGGTTTTGCACCACCTCCACTACCATCTGCTAAAGGCTGTTCACTAAATTTTAGCCATTTATTATTGGACTTAGAAAGT
The Nostoc punctiforme PCC 73102 genome window above contains:
- a CDS encoding transposase; the protein is MLPSFYQKFLEKYLSQSQLITLKMLVWLLQNQKQVRLERLAATLPLPIQQNSRRRHLQRFLTLNALSVVLLWFPIIEEILGKQIKAGSQVIIALDRTQWKENNVLMVSVIYQKRAWPIYWYLLEKDGCSNFQEQQKVLRPVIRLLKNYKIVIIGDREFHSIELAEWLHRKNLSFVFRQKKDTTFREKRQKFQP
- a CDS encoding transposase, whose translation is MTQKRGFGRFNLAVYWKRKYRNKQEPEPWYLLTNLPDLETAAQIYGARFGIEAMFRDCKTGGYNLEGSKANPDRLVRLIFLIALAMTSAWLHGQRTKLQKQESYICRTQEKSRTSKRHSNFWIGLYGQNWIVAWNECQAWVEELVASIRNKQSFYLRGLRAMKLIQKAL
- a CDS encoding CHAT domain-containing protein, which produces MPYDTFVELNTAFELAETKWLQGNLLGAYDDLCKIFTHRLLYSRLVDADLKVIQSLADLAGLLGEFQAADDLLCGAVDLYKESKNECLADYTCLRRIQLCIDRGTLDQAQDLLQEMAPRIGDINNIQFVLPGLLRWEAGCFWHDTDSEDRTVLFAELYLAMGRLLAALGQYGEALVALQRGLFHAEGEKVSSLAQQTILPLKLAIASVLQEKGHFEDAQTYLSDLESQLNQPQHPEHFIHWLELSGKLNLLLGNLGTSLKQFRQVQERCCQLRSQRAVLRSNLSLAHILIFLNQTSAAQSYLMDTQSDASTIDDAALAARADLLLQLCYARSRSLVVNSPVELSVFGMNKKINNKQAVAEVEARLDLSTQSSNYLTWFEDRALAFQWQLSNLNLKTAGDLLQHIKKVFNCTDSVLIKIQIRVLEGTFAYYEGTENSDLTKIYQAHQILEEIHPQLQNIGLRPELWQVQRILVWCRTRLNYPLPEIEALTASTNYLLEQITSSLAPEDQVFYLLNKWTADEEYIAAQINQLQRLQLKVSTGAFWLFLWQRLQLIQQLNALVEHIDRYKDVLAKRTIKGDRIKVPFLPPASLWLRLLTHPKDRITLSFLILPDRVLVVKTGRFLFDFHVILTTRLEVRNQVQHWYKLIKNINNGRDIYDQPINSIDSNRDINYHRDMNVNWQGEYEEEMAEVANVGQEVAKTLAEMLAFPKLLEGLPKDIRALTIVPDDILHGFPFAAIRYKEKYLIEHYAISIAYESKGRRSPSNSIISKQKALVVGVSNGNKQFSFLKGVKPELKQVEDWLDRNHIHRFSFVNSSKSTVVENLSQVTLLHIACHGTFELNQPDQSGLVFISDYKEQEILSLRELSEMNLTNLRHATLSSCWSADHFILPGRWIISLPETLWRSGTQSILGCLWKVDDKIAVSFMTRFYNYLDKFPRDEALHRTQLDCLNNCLPNCNVNTDSLFLWAGFNLYGDYTALN